The DNA sequence TTTCCATCCAAAATCGTGGTTTGTAATAGCATATCGGATAGCGTCGGTGAATTGATCACCCCGCAGTAATTCATCCTTCCAATTGGCAAAACAGTCCCCGGAAATGACTGAGTGATCTGCTTGCTCAATCATAACGTATTCGTTTTCACGTTCTCTAATAATCATGAATCAATGCCTCCTAGCAGAAATCCTATTGCCTTATATTACCCGTAACAATGATTTACTAAAGGTGATTGACTAAATAAATTAGAATCTATTGACAATTCGTTTTCCTTCGGTTAGGATTGTAAACAATATTCAGAAGTCAACGGCTGTGACAAGGACCAGGCTGGAGCTTACGATCTTACAGAGACAATACGGTGCTGAGAGTATTGGATCGCCTCCTGCCAACTCCCCTTGTAGCCGGTTTCCTGAAATTTTAAGTAAGGAAACCCGCACACCCTGCGTTATGAGGGTATTAATGAAGACTCTTCGCTGATTATGTCCTTATTTGGATTTATTCATGTACAGAGTGAATTAGGGTGGTACCGCGTCAGAAGCAAACTCCTGTCGCCCCTTGCTTATTTGCAAGTGGCGACAGGAGTTTGCTTTTTTGTCTGTCATAAAAAATATAGAGAGGGGATGGCAATATGAGAAAAGTGGATATTTTTGAAACAACTTTACGTGATGGCGAGCAATCACCGGGGGTTCATTTGACACTGGAAGAGAAAGTGGAGATTGCGAAGCAGCTGGAGAATCTTGGTGTTGACCGGATAGAAGCAGGGTTTCCAATTGCGTCACCTGGAGAAGTGAAAAATGTGCAGGCCATTGCAAGAGCAGTTCGCAATACGAGCATTGCTGCCTTGTCAAGGGCCCGCCAGAAGGATATTGATGCTGCGCTTGAAGCATTGCAAGGTGCTGCAACACCTTGCTTGCATATTGTTCTTGCGACATCACCAATACATCGCAAATATAAACTAAAGATGTCCAAAGCGCAAGTTGTCGAAGCCGCTGTGGATGCAATCCGCTATGGAAAACGAAAATGCACAGAGCTTGAGTTTTCTCTTGAAGATGCAAGCCGTACGGAGCCTGAATTTATGTACGAAGTGGTGGAAGAGGCGATAAAAGCTGGAGCAACAGTAATTAACTTGCCAGACACTGTTGGATTTGCCACTCCAGAAACGTTTGGCGACATGTTCCGTGGAGTGAGAGAACATGTTCCTGCGGCAGATCGTATTAAATTAAGTACGCACTGTCATAACGACTTGGGCATGGCTACAGCAAATACTCTTGCTGCTATACGTGGAGGAGTCGACCAGATTGAAGGAACAATCAATGGCATTGGCGAACGTGCGGGCAATACAGCAATAGAAGAAGTTGCACTTGCTTTGGCCACAAGGCCTGATGTGTATGGGGCAGAGACAAATATAAATTTTGAAGAAATTTACCGTACAAGCGCAATGGTACGTGAGATGACCGGGGTTGTCGTCCAGCCGAATAAGGCAATTGTCGGCTCAAATGCTTTTGCTCATGAATCTGGGATTCACCAGGACGGAATGCTTAAGAATCCAGCAACATATGAAATCATTCGACCAGAGACAATTGGTGCACCTGGGACTTCCATGGTATTAGGGAAACACTCCGGTCGACATGCATTGAACAAAAAGTTGGAGCAGCTCGGGTGTGAAGTCGGTGAGGAACAGCTTGCTCGCATCTTTGAAAACTTTAAAAAGGAAATTGATAAGAAGAAGCATTTGACTGATGAAGAGTTGAGGGATTTGGCTGTTTATGGAACACCATGGTTCGCTTAATAAAAAAGGGATGCTCACGTGTTTGTAACGTGAGCATCCTTCTTACGTTAATGGAACATTGTTGGAAATAGTCCGTGAATACCTTCTGCAATCATTTGAATTGCCATGACGGCAAGTATAAGACCCATAAGGCGGGAAATGACATTCAAACCGCTCTTGCCAAGACGCTTCAAGATGATACTGGAGTAACTGAACAAAATGAATGTCGCGGCCAATATAATTGTATAGCTGATAAAAATGCCAAACATTGCACTTGGAGTGTTTGCTGAATGAGACATCACAGTAGCGATCGTCCCAGGACCAGCAATAATTGGGAGTGCGAGCGGTGTGACCGAGATATCATCTTTTTGCTGGGCTTCTGCACGTTCATCACCATGAGGGTGCTGAGCACCTGTTGGCTTTGCGTGAAGTAGGCCATAGGCAATTCCGAAAATGAGTATGCCGCCTGCAATTCTGAAAGCATGAATTGTAATTCCGAATGTTGAGAAAATAATTTTGCCGACAAGCAGGAATACAGTCAGGATAATGAGTGAGATAAAGGTAGCCTTGCGCGCAGCAGCTTTTCTCTCTTTATCTGTATAATCACTTGTCAGTGAGATGAAAATTGGAATATTCCCGAGCGGGTTCATGACCGCAAAAAGGGAAACTGTCAATTTAATGATTAATCCGATCATGGGCAACACCTGTCTTTGTTTTTTGTTAGAAGTGTTCCCGGCATGCCGAAAAGAAAACCATTCATATTACGTGAAGTACTCAATACGAGCTTCGGGGAAGAGCTTATTGATATAACCGCCAAGTGTATCTTTAATATCCTCCTGCTGATCATCCTGGTATACATATTTGCCAATCCCATAACGTCCCCATTTCCACTTGCGCTTAGTTTCGTCAAGCTCAAGCTTCGTCATCGGGTAGTTCTCCTGTATAACACGCTTAGCAGGTTTTGTGAAACGATGTTGGATCATTTCAAACGTAAGGTCCTTACGGGCAAAGGCAGGGAGTTCAGCTTCAAGACGTTCGAACATTTCCTTATATCCTTCTTGCCAGCCATCATGCAAATAAATCGGTGCGACTATGAAGCCGAGCGGATAGCCTGCCTCTGCAACTTTTACCGCAGCTTCAATTCTTTCCTTCAAACGAGAAGTTCCCGGTTCAAAATATTTGATGATGTAGTCATCGTTGATGCTGAAGCGGAAACGGGTACGACCTTTATGCTCTGCATCAAGCAAGTGGTCGACATGAGCGAACTTCGTCACAAAACGAAGCTGGCCGTATTTAGATTTCCCGAAATGTTCAATAGCGTGCTTCAATGTATGTGTTAGATGATCTACACCGACGATGTCAGAAGTACAAGATGCCTCAAAGCGAGTCATTTCAGGAGCGCGCTCCTCCATATACTGATCTGCCGCATCGAAGATCTCTTCGACATTTACATATGTACGAATATATGGCTTGGAGCCCATTGTTGTCTGGAGGTAGCAATAATGGCAATGTCCCATGCAGCCAGTTGCGAAAGGGATTGCATACTCTGCGGATGGTTTGGATGTATCGAATTTCAATGTCTTTCTTAAACCTATGACTAAGGTCGATTTTGCCATGCGATATTTCTGGAAGTGATTATCACCGGGCAGATTGCGAATTTGATTATGGGATGTTGTCTGTCGAATTTCGATACCCATATCGGTGAATTTATTGACCAGTTTTTTCCCGAGCGGGTATTCAAGTGCTTTTGGCTCTACATAGACGAGCTGGGGGACGAATGGCTTAACCATAGAAATCCTCCCTGTCCTCGGCAAGGCCAAACGCGTCCTGGTATGCAGCTTCAGCTTCGGCTTCTGTCGGATAAATCGCGAATTCGTCAGTCAGTGGATAATACGTTTCGTATAGAAACAGTGCGAGGCCGTCCGGATTACTTGGATCTTGAACAACAGCAGCGTGTTGAACATTTGCGACATCCTGGGCGTGGGGATTCCGAATAATGCAATAAACGATATCTCCCGGATTGTATTGTTCATGGATGGACATATCTTCACCTTGCTTTCATTATGATACTCTTAAGCATTGCCGGATTGTCTGCTTTTCATAACAGTGTTGAGTTTGTATAATGAAAGGATGAAAGCGGGGGGAACATGAAGAGAATCTTATTTATCATCGCGGCCATCGCTATTTGCGTCGGAATTTTCCTTGTGACAAAGTCGCCTGCTGCGACTGGCGGAAATACATATGAGTGGATTGCCCATAAGCTTCCTGTCACAGCAGATCAAGTCCCTTGGGTGAACTATTTCTTCAGGAAGGGGATGCATTTGCTCTCTTTCAGCTCACTTGCAGTCCTGCTAGCGCTGTTCCTGCCGAAGCGGCCATATCTTTTTGCATGGCTCTTTGTAACTGCATATGCAGCAACAGATGAGTGGCATCAGCTTCATGTGCCGGGACGGACGGGGTCTATAGCGGATGTAATGCTTGACTCTTGCGGAGCCTTGATTGGACTTGGGTTACTTTACTTAATTAAGAGGAAAAGAGGCATCCGCCATTAAGACGGATGCCTCTTTTCGAATTATAACAACTATATAAGGTCCTTGAAGTGAAGACGCTTGTCCAACGCATACATAATTGGAATGCCGATTGCCATAACGATGAATTCCCCTGCCGCGAGAATACCCCAAAGTGGCATGAAAGCATCATTTGCAACGTTATGCATATTGACAAGAACGATTTCCCAGGCAATGATGACCATTGTAGCTGTGAAAATTAGTGTATTCACAGTCATCAGTTGCAGTTTGTTCTTAATGAAAAGACCTATGAGCATTGTAAGAGCTAGAGCGATAATGGATTGGCCCACTCCAAAGAAAAGGTCCAGTACACCGTTCGGCGAAAATAGATTCGTGATGAAAACACCGATGACTATACCATAGAAGTATTTATTATTATAGACAATGAGCAAGTTAAGCATTTCTGGAATCCTTAACTGTACAGGCCCATATGCAAGTGGTTGAATCATAAAAGAAACGGCAATATAAAGAGCTGCGAGCAGTCCATTTGCAACAAGTGTTCTAGTATTCATTTGAATTTCTCTCCTTAGTTTTTTATCGTGGGATGGTTTCGAACCACGTTTGTGCAACTCTCATATTATATAGAGGACTGGAAAGAAAGGCAATATGAACATGATGGGGTTGCCTGCGTATTGTAATTACAGAATGCAATATGGAGGGATGAATTTGGACCACTCATCAATTTGCAGGAAGTTCGGTGAAGTCTTCGGAGCGAAAGCGAAGTATGAAAAAGGTGTTTGTATGGTTCAATTGGTACGGAATTTTGATGTTCATTTAATGGGAAAGAAAAGCAATTCGGCAAAGGGAAACGCAGTGTTTTTTGAATCATTGGATGAGAAGGGGGATGCACTTAATCTCTCTGAAACGGTTATCGAGGAGCGGGAGTTGCCAGCTTTTACTCAGGCAATAACTAAACAAGGGCTGATCATTGGTGCTATACACAATCATTGGATTTATGACAATCCAAAACTTATGTATGTTCATGTTCAATCTGTTGAACCGCCACTTAAGTTTGCAAGAAAAATGGCATATGCTTTTTCTAAACTTGCAAGCAAGCCGATGCCAAAATGATTAGAACCGGCGTGCTTTTCGCTTTTCATTAGGCATACCGGTTCATTCAATCTATAGATGCATCTTTAGAAAATCAAGCACTTCAATGAA is a window from the Aciduricibacillus chroicocephali genome containing:
- a CDS encoding DUF1259 domain-containing protein; amino-acid sequence: MDHSSICRKFGEVFGAKAKYEKGVCMVQLVRNFDVHLMGKKSNSAKGNAVFFESLDEKGDALNLSETVIEERELPAFTQAITKQGLIIGAIHNHWIYDNPKLMYVHVQSVEPPLKFARKMAYAFSKLASKPMPK
- a CDS encoding MarC family protein, whose translation is MIGLIIKLTVSLFAVMNPLGNIPIFISLTSDYTDKERKAAARKATFISLIILTVFLLVGKIIFSTFGITIHAFRIAGGILIFGIAYGLLHAKPTGAQHPHGDERAEAQQKDDISVTPLALPIIAGPGTIATVMSHSANTPSAMFGIFISYTIILAATFILFSYSSIILKRLGKSGLNVISRLMGLILAVMAIQMIAEGIHGLFPTMFH
- a CDS encoding QueT transporter family protein, coding for MNTRTLVANGLLAALYIAVSFMIQPLAYGPVQLRIPEMLNLLIVYNNKYFYGIVIGVFITNLFSPNGVLDLFFGVGQSIIALALTMLIGLFIKNKLQLMTVNTLIFTATMVIIAWEIVLVNMHNVANDAFMPLWGILAAGEFIVMAIGIPIMYALDKRLHFKDLI
- a CDS encoding transcriptional regulator SplA domain-containing protein, which codes for MSIHEQYNPGDIVYCIIRNPHAQDVANVQHAAVVQDPSNPDGLALFLYETYYPLTDEFAIYPTEAEAEAAYQDAFGLAEDREDFYG
- a CDS encoding VanZ family protein, with product MKRILFIIAAIAICVGIFLVTKSPAATGGNTYEWIAHKLPVTADQVPWVNYFFRKGMHLLSFSSLAVLLALFLPKRPYLFAWLFVTAYAATDEWHQLHVPGRTGSIADVMLDSCGALIGLGLLYLIKRKRGIRH
- the splB gene encoding spore photoproduct lyase; protein product: MVKPFVPQLVYVEPKALEYPLGKKLVNKFTDMGIEIRQTTSHNQIRNLPGDNHFQKYRMAKSTLVIGLRKTLKFDTSKPSAEYAIPFATGCMGHCHYCYLQTTMGSKPYIRTYVNVEEIFDAADQYMEERAPEMTRFEASCTSDIVGVDHLTHTLKHAIEHFGKSKYGQLRFVTKFAHVDHLLDAEHKGRTRFRFSINDDYIIKYFEPGTSRLKERIEAAVKVAEAGYPLGFIVAPIYLHDGWQEGYKEMFERLEAELPAFARKDLTFEMIQHRFTKPAKRVIQENYPMTKLELDETKRKWKWGRYGIGKYVYQDDQQEDIKDTLGGYINKLFPEARIEYFT